From the genome of Streptacidiphilus rugosus AM-16, one region includes:
- a CDS encoding ABC transporter permease: MTFLRFALRRVAEMAATLLAASFVIFGALYLAPGNPASFLLSGRSASPEAMRAINEQYHLDDPFWQQYLRWLGQVLHGDFGRSIEYRTPVSTLLASRLPSTLLLVAMALILVVVLGLVLGWVGAVRGGATDTSILLATTFAVGTPSFVAAVLLQGLFSVKLGWFPSSGSGTGFVQMLWHLTLPAIALALYLIGMLARVTRSTMLEAMGHEHVTVARSRGVPERQVIHRHVFRNTLGTVLTMGGLIVSTLLICTVLVETAFSVNGIGQLLDLSTTTKDFPVVQAISLIVVGMFMIVNLVVDLVLPLVDPRITLGTRGAAA; encoded by the coding sequence ATGACCTTTCTGCGCTTCGCCCTGCGACGCGTCGCGGAGATGGCGGCGACCCTGCTGGCCGCCTCCTTCGTGATCTTCGGGGCGCTGTACCTGGCTCCGGGCAACCCGGCGAGCTTCCTGCTCTCGGGCCGCTCCGCCTCCCCCGAGGCGATGCGGGCGATCAACGAGCAGTACCACCTGGACGACCCGTTCTGGCAGCAGTACCTGCGCTGGCTCGGCCAGGTACTGCACGGGGACTTCGGCCGGTCCATCGAGTACCGCACACCGGTGTCCACGCTGCTCGCGTCCCGACTGCCCAGCACGCTGCTGCTGGTGGCGATGGCGCTGATCCTGGTCGTGGTCCTCGGCCTGGTGCTGGGCTGGGTCGGCGCGGTCCGCGGCGGCGCCACGGACACCTCGATCCTGCTGGCGACCACGTTCGCGGTCGGCACCCCGTCCTTCGTGGCGGCGGTGCTGCTGCAGGGCCTGTTCTCCGTCAAGCTCGGCTGGTTCCCCAGCAGCGGCAGCGGCACCGGGTTCGTCCAGATGCTCTGGCATCTCACCCTCCCCGCGATCGCCCTGGCGCTGTACCTGATCGGCATGCTCGCCCGGGTCACCCGCAGCACCATGCTGGAGGCCATGGGCCACGAGCACGTCACCGTGGCCCGCAGCAGGGGGGTGCCGGAGCGGCAGGTGATCCACCGTCACGTGTTCCGCAACACCCTCGGCACCGTGCTCACCATGGGCGGCCTGATCGTCTCCACCCTGCTCATCTGCACCGTCCTGGTCGAGACGGCCTTCAGCGTCAACGGCATCGGGCAGTTGCTCGACCTGTCGACGACCACGAAGGACTTCCCGGTCGTGCAGGCCATCTCGCTGATCGTTGTCGGAATGTTCATGATCGTCAACCT
- a CDS encoding ABC transporter substrate-binding protein translates to MSRILPGTGSEAPARRSRRHGSSGPLGLACAAAAAFGLVAACSGPPATGGGNADAFKLSAGTPVAAGDISGFTWASYAEPLTLDYAMAFDYPSNTILSNVCESLMKWTPQLKEVPGLAQRASHPDPTTWVYDLRPGVHFHDGGVMTADDVVYSLGRQMDPKVGAAWGGVFQNVGSITRTGPLQVTVKLKRPDAVFPQYMATAAGVVASEKGIKAAGANWGSASVDCTGPFKLGAWNKGQSLELDRFADYWGTPAKSGKVTFEFLTDPSARTNAMLTGAVDGGYLIPTESYQRLQKSGVGTLWFGESLSTVNVNITSMKGALGDARVRQALSLALDRAGFVKQGLAGNGRVTNALTDRAAWAGANPETLKAAFDTLPSTTPDLAKAKELIKEAGATGKTVTVATSAIGQDVSLMATAVQSAGTEIGLNVKVKTIAPDAFSALFTDPKAREGIDMFPETYYLSITDPMDLLTNFETGNYQNYPGYSDPAYDRLVEQAVATDDPAQRMAIEAELQQMAVRANLWIPAAEWPTAVFMNKRITGAPTTISYLYYPWAADVGAAR, encoded by the coding sequence ATGTCAAGAATCCTGCCCGGCACGGGATCGGAAGCGCCGGCCCGCAGATCCCGCCGTCACGGCTCTTCCGGCCCGCTCGGCCTCGCCTGCGCCGCCGCGGCCGCCTTCGGCCTGGTGGCGGCCTGCTCCGGACCGCCCGCCACCGGTGGCGGCAACGCCGACGCCTTCAAGCTCTCGGCGGGGACGCCCGTCGCCGCGGGCGACATCTCCGGCTTCACCTGGGCCTCCTACGCCGAACCGCTCACGCTGGACTACGCGATGGCCTTCGACTACCCGTCGAACACCATCCTCTCCAACGTCTGCGAGAGCCTGATGAAGTGGACGCCGCAGCTCAAGGAGGTCCCCGGCCTCGCGCAGCGGGCCTCGCACCCCGACCCGACCACCTGGGTCTACGACCTGCGCCCCGGCGTGCACTTCCACGACGGCGGCGTGATGACCGCCGACGACGTGGTCTACAGCCTCGGCCGGCAGATGGACCCGAAGGTCGGCGCGGCCTGGGGCGGCGTCTTCCAGAACGTCGGCTCGATCACCAGGACCGGCCCGTTGCAGGTCACCGTGAAGCTGAAGCGGCCTGACGCGGTCTTCCCGCAGTACATGGCCACGGCCGCGGGCGTGGTGGCCAGCGAGAAGGGCATCAAGGCGGCGGGTGCGAACTGGGGCAGCGCGAGCGTGGACTGCACCGGGCCGTTCAAGCTCGGCGCGTGGAACAAGGGCCAGTCGTTGGAGCTGGACCGCTTCGCCGACTACTGGGGCACGCCGGCCAAGTCCGGCAAGGTCACCTTCGAGTTCCTGACCGACCCCTCGGCGCGCACCAACGCGATGCTCACCGGCGCGGTCGACGGCGGCTACCTGATCCCGACCGAGAGCTACCAGCGGCTGCAGAAGAGCGGCGTGGGCACGCTCTGGTTCGGCGAGAGCCTCAGCACCGTCAACGTCAACATCACCAGCATGAAGGGCGCGCTCGGCGACGCCCGCGTGCGGCAGGCGCTCTCGCTGGCCCTGGACCGGGCCGGCTTCGTCAAGCAGGGACTGGCCGGCAACGGCAGGGTCACCAACGCGCTCACCGACCGGGCCGCCTGGGCAGGGGCCAATCCGGAGACCCTCAAGGCGGCCTTCGACACCCTGCCCTCCACCACGCCCGACCTGGCCAAGGCCAAGGAGCTGATCAAGGAGGCCGGGGCGACGGGCAAGACCGTGACCGTCGCCACCAGCGCCATCGGCCAGGACGTCTCGCTGATGGCCACCGCCGTGCAGTCGGCCGGCACCGAGATCGGTCTGAACGTCAAGGTGAAGACCATCGCGCCGGACGCCTTCTCGGCGCTGTTCACCGACCCGAAGGCACGTGAGGGGATCGACATGTTCCCCGAGACGTACTACCTGTCCATCACCGACCCGATGGACCTGCTCACCAACTTCGAGACCGGCAACTACCAGAACTACCCCGGCTACAGCGACCCCGCGTACGACAGGCTCGTCGAGCAGGCCGTCGCGACCGACGACCCGGCGCAGCGGATGGCGATCGAGGCCGAGCTGCAGCAGATGGCCGTCAGGGCGAACCTGTGGATCCCGGCGGCCGAGTGGCCCACGGCGGTGTTCATGAACAAGCGGATCACCGGCGCGCCCACCACCATCTCCTACCTGTACTACCCGTGGGCCGCCGATGTCGGAGCCGCGAGATGA
- a CDS encoding agmatine deiminase family protein: protein MTLRMPAEWTEHERCLMAWPTRAELWGQEALDEARREYAQVANAIAEFEPVTMVAVPGQGDGARALCGEGVEVVELPIDDSWFRDSGPIFVLGPQGERAGVDFRFNSWGEKHFPWDTDDRISALLLERLGVERIESSMILEGGAITVDGEGTLITTEQCLLNPNRNPGMSQEQIEDELKARLGVTKVIWLPYGGLLDTETDGHVDGVCAFVAPGKVVIQLPSDPEHPDFERMKVNRAVLEAATDAQGRALEIIDLPQSAFVDVEGKHTEVGYLNFYIANGGVVVPTADVPQDEEALAVLAAALPGRKVVGVRSRVIAFGGGGVHCITQQVPRAFAAG, encoded by the coding sequence ATGACTTTGCGTATGCCTGCCGAGTGGACCGAGCACGAGCGCTGCCTGATGGCCTGGCCGACCAGGGCCGAGCTGTGGGGCCAGGAGGCGCTGGACGAGGCCCGGCGCGAGTACGCGCAGGTCGCCAACGCCATCGCCGAGTTCGAGCCGGTGACCATGGTCGCGGTTCCTGGCCAGGGCGACGGGGCCCGCGCCCTGTGCGGGGAGGGCGTCGAGGTCGTGGAACTGCCGATCGACGACTCCTGGTTCCGCGACTCCGGCCCGATCTTCGTGCTCGGTCCGCAGGGCGAGCGCGCCGGCGTGGACTTCCGCTTCAACTCCTGGGGTGAGAAGCACTTCCCCTGGGACACCGACGACAGGATCTCCGCCCTGCTGCTGGAGCGCCTCGGCGTGGAGCGCATCGAGTCGTCGATGATCCTCGAGGGCGGCGCGATCACCGTCGACGGCGAGGGCACGCTGATCACCACGGAGCAGTGCCTGCTCAACCCGAACCGCAACCCGGGCATGAGCCAGGAGCAGATCGAGGACGAGCTCAAGGCGCGGCTCGGCGTGACCAAGGTGATCTGGCTGCCCTACGGCGGACTGCTCGACACCGAGACCGACGGGCACGTCGACGGCGTCTGCGCGTTCGTGGCGCCGGGCAAGGTCGTCATCCAGCTCCCGAGCGACCCGGAGCACCCCGACTTCGAGCGGATGAAGGTCAACCGCGCGGTGCTGGAGGCCGCCACCGACGCGCAGGGCCGGGCGCTGGAGATCATCGACCTGCCGCAGAGCGCCTTCGTCGACGTCGAGGGCAAGCACACCGAGGTCGGCTACCTGAACTTCTACATCGCCAACGGCGGCGTCGTGGTCCCGACCGCCGACGTCCCGCAGGACGAGGAGGCGCTCGCCGTGCTCGCGGCCGCGCTGCCCGGGCGCAAGGTCGTCGGCGTCCGCTCCCGCGTGATCGCCTTCGGCGGCGGCGGCGTCCACTGCATCACCCAGCAGGTGCCCCGGGCCTTCGCGGCCGGCTGA
- a CDS encoding TetR/AcrR family transcriptional regulator, translating into MSDRRTEILRAATRVIARRGVRGLRVAELAAEAGVSVALIYYHFDDRSGILRRTLEFIVDRAERYTAASEDEDPGDPRSELERVLMLELQDTPEVRENSTAWGELRASAVFEPELREDLAKATLTWVHETAELLGRADPGGTAPAHAAAAERLTALLEGLSQRWHSGSLPLEHARRLLSEAIEVELERG; encoded by the coding sequence GTGTCCGACCGCCGTACCGAGATCCTCCGCGCCGCCACCCGCGTCATCGCACGTCGGGGCGTGCGCGGACTGCGCGTGGCCGAGCTCGCCGCCGAGGCCGGCGTCTCGGTCGCCCTGATCTACTACCACTTCGACGACCGTTCGGGGATCCTGCGCCGAACCCTGGAGTTCATCGTGGACCGGGCCGAGCGGTACACCGCCGCGAGCGAGGACGAGGACCCCGGCGATCCGCGCTCCGAACTGGAGCGGGTCCTCATGCTCGAACTCCAGGACACCCCCGAGGTGCGCGAGAACAGCACCGCCTGGGGCGAGTTGCGGGCCAGCGCCGTCTTCGAGCCCGAGCTGCGCGAGGACCTGGCCAAGGCCACGCTGACCTGGGTGCACGAGACCGCCGAACTCCTCGGCCGGGCCGACCCCGGCGGGACCGCGCCCGCCCATGCGGCGGCCGCCGAGCGGCTGACCGCCCTGCTCGAGGGGCTGAGCCAGCGCTGGCACAGCGGCTCGCTCCCCCTGGAGCACGCCCGGCGCCTGCTCAGCGAGGCGATCGAGGTGGAACTGGAACGCGGGTGA
- a CDS encoding agmatine deiminase family protein — MNQPSWTGARVGPDDAPHSRTWMSWPSARSIWGRHLGGVQQDIALIARTVAQFEPVVMCAADEAAAHAARSACGPTVTVTALIPTDDLWMRDTAPVFRRDPQGRLEAVGLNFNGWGRKQAHGRDAEVARAIAGREGLRFHAAAFVGEAGAVETDGDGNVMATESSLVNRNRNRGMSRDEIERAVLSAYGATRMIWVPGVEGRDITDDHIDVTARFVRPGVVMVQVPPAERNDIWARDAREQFALLARATDARGRQLQVIRMEGPDTVRSRRSTFVDSYLNFHVVNGAVITAQFGDPAKDVAAHRTLAAAFPGRLVVQLDVDRLMAGGGGIHCSTMHQPLP; from the coding sequence ATGAACCAACCCTCCTGGACGGGCGCACGGGTCGGTCCGGACGACGCGCCGCACTCACGCACCTGGATGTCGTGGCCCTCGGCCCGCTCGATCTGGGGACGCCACCTGGGCGGGGTCCAGCAGGACATCGCCCTGATCGCCCGGACCGTGGCGCAGTTCGAACCGGTGGTGATGTGCGCGGCCGACGAGGCCGCCGCCCACGCCGCCCGGTCCGCCTGCGGACCCACGGTCACGGTGACCGCGCTGATCCCGACCGACGACCTGTGGATGCGCGACACCGCGCCGGTCTTCCGGCGCGACCCACAGGGCCGGCTGGAGGCCGTCGGGCTGAACTTCAACGGCTGGGGCCGCAAGCAGGCCCACGGCAGGGACGCCGAGGTCGCCCGCGCGATCGCCGGGCGGGAGGGTCTCCGCTTCCACGCCGCCGCCTTCGTCGGCGAGGCCGGGGCTGTCGAGACCGACGGCGACGGCAACGTGATGGCCACCGAGAGCAGCCTGGTCAACAGGAACCGCAACCGCGGCATGAGCCGCGACGAGATCGAGCGGGCGGTCCTGAGCGCCTACGGCGCCACCAGGATGATCTGGGTGCCGGGGGTCGAGGGACGTGACATCACCGACGACCACATCGACGTGACCGCGCGCTTCGTCCGGCCGGGCGTGGTGATGGTCCAGGTCCCACCGGCGGAGCGCAACGACATCTGGGCCCGCGACGCCCGCGAGCAGTTCGCGCTGCTGGCCCGGGCCACCGACGCCAGGGGTCGGCAGCTGCAGGTGATCCGGATGGAGGGCCCGGACACCGTCCGGTCCAGGCGCTCCACCTTCGTCGACTCCTACCTCAACTTCCACGTCGTCAACGGTGCGGTGATCACCGCCCAGTTCGGCGACCCGGCCAAGGACGTCGCGGCCCACCGCACCCTGGCCGCGGCCTTCCCCGGACGCCTGGTCGTCCAGCTCGACGTCGACCGCCTGATGGCGGGCGGCGGCGGCATCCACTGCTCCACGATGCACCAGCCGCTCCCCTAG
- a CDS encoding agmatine deiminase family protein, whose product MPTHLSRRAMLQSLAGAGLLALGAAACSSSVPAGESDGSGAAGAADSPGPATRPAGRVLGAEWEKHARTFMSWPASDGIWGDQLSGVRQDIAGLARAIAGYEPVVLFARPGQADDAQAAVGDNVEVVPMPVDDLWARDTCPVFVHDRGTLKGVDFNFNGWGEKQKEHGDDSALAAALLDKYRIPRIETPLVGEGGAFETDGQGTLLVTESSVVNDNRNPGMSRDDVEAELMKALSVTKVIWLAGVRGKDITDAHVDCLARFVAPGVVLLDTPFPGAPADVWSQASAQARQVLKSATDAQGRPLRIIDLPQPDPDRITGRGDAFVSSYINFYVANGAVFMPKFGDDDADRAAQKIVGDRFPGRDIVALKIDNIASGGGGIHCSTHDQPGTPAA is encoded by the coding sequence ATGCCGACCCACCTTTCCCGCCGCGCCATGCTGCAGTCCCTGGCCGGAGCCGGGCTGCTCGCGCTCGGCGCGGCCGCCTGCTCCTCCTCCGTCCCCGCGGGCGAGTCCGACGGGAGTGGCGCGGCCGGGGCCGCCGACTCGCCCGGTCCGGCGACGAGGCCCGCCGGCCGCGTGCTCGGCGCCGAGTGGGAGAAGCACGCGCGCACCTTCATGTCCTGGCCCGCCTCCGACGGCATCTGGGGTGACCAGCTCTCCGGCGTCCGGCAGGACATCGCCGGTCTGGCCCGCGCGATCGCCGGCTACGAGCCGGTCGTACTCTTCGCCCGGCCCGGGCAGGCGGACGACGCGCAGGCGGCGGTCGGCGACAACGTCGAGGTCGTGCCGATGCCGGTGGACGACCTGTGGGCCCGCGACACCTGCCCCGTCTTCGTGCACGACCGCGGCACGCTGAAGGGCGTCGACTTCAACTTCAACGGCTGGGGCGAGAAGCAGAAGGAGCACGGCGACGACTCCGCGCTCGCGGCCGCTCTGCTCGACAAGTACCGGATCCCGCGGATCGAGACCCCGTTGGTCGGCGAGGGCGGCGCGTTCGAGACGGACGGCCAGGGCACCCTGCTGGTCACGGAGAGCTCCGTGGTCAACGACAACCGCAATCCCGGCATGAGCCGGGACGACGTCGAGGCCGAGCTGATGAAGGCGCTGAGCGTCACGAAGGTGATCTGGTTGGCCGGGGTGCGCGGCAAGGACATCACCGACGCCCACGTCGACTGCCTGGCGCGCTTCGTCGCGCCCGGGGTGGTGCTGCTCGACACGCCCTTCCCCGGAGCGCCCGCCGACGTGTGGTCGCAAGCCTCCGCGCAGGCCCGCCAGGTGCTGAAGTCGGCCACGGACGCGCAGGGCAGGCCGCTGCGGATCATCGACCTGCCCCAGCCCGACCCGGACAGGATCACCGGGCGCGGCGACGCCTTCGTCTCCTCCTACATCAACTTCTATGTCGCCAACGGGGCCGTCTTCATGCCCAAGTTCGGCGACGACGACGCCGACCGCGCCGCGCAGAAGATCGTCGGCGACCGTTTTCCCGGCCGCGACATCGTCGCCCTGAAGATCGACAACATCGCCTCGGGCGGCGGCGGGATCCACTGCTCCACCCACGACCAGCCCGGCACCCCCGCAGCCTGA
- a CDS encoding urease subunit gamma, with amino-acid sequence MRLTPTERDRLLIFTAAELARARRARGLRLNVPEATALIADTVCEAARDGRRLAEAIEAGRTVLTADDILPGVADIVTQVQVEAVFEDGTRLCVIDAPFGDAASLGDEAPGAALPGDGAGYEPAEPVLRVPVRNTSAVPVSVTSHFHFFEANPRLAFDRAAAFGMRLAVPAGSSVRFDAGAVVEIGLLPIGGDRIVIGFAGLVDGPLDAPGARDAALAKATACGYLTNFEEAGL; translated from the coding sequence ATGCGACTGACACCCACCGAACGGGACCGGCTGCTGATATTCACGGCCGCCGAGCTGGCGCGCGCCCGGCGCGCCCGCGGGCTGCGGCTCAACGTGCCGGAGGCGACCGCGTTGATCGCCGACACGGTCTGCGAGGCGGCCCGTGACGGCCGCAGGCTGGCCGAGGCGATCGAGGCCGGGCGGACCGTCCTGACGGCGGACGACATCCTGCCGGGGGTCGCGGACATCGTGACCCAGGTGCAGGTGGAGGCGGTGTTCGAGGACGGCACCCGGCTGTGCGTCATCGACGCCCCCTTCGGCGACGCAGCCTCACTGGGTGACGAGGCGCCGGGTGCGGCACTGCCCGGGGACGGCGCGGGCTACGAGCCGGCCGAACCGGTCCTGCGGGTGCCGGTGCGCAACACCTCGGCGGTCCCTGTCAGTGTGACCTCGCACTTCCACTTCTTCGAGGCGAATCCGCGGCTCGCGTTCGACCGTGCGGCAGCCTTCGGGATGCGGCTGGCGGTCCCGGCCGGCTCCTCGGTCCGCTTCGACGCGGGCGCGGTCGTCGAGATCGGCCTGCTGCCCATCGGCGGCGACCGCATCGTGATCGGCTTCGCCGGACTGGTCGACGGCCCCCTCGACGCCCCCGGCGCCCGCGACGCCGCCCTGGCCAAGGCCACAGCCTGCGGCTACCTGACCAACTTTGAGGAGGCGGGACTGTGA
- a CDS encoding urease subunit alpha, whose amino-acid sequence MTASKFDYQGCHGRPGASVGSTVSAHDYMAVHGPRAGDRIRLGDSGLIIRIETDSQHPGDEFLAGFGKTARDGLNLKATTVRETCDLVISNVTLIDAVQGIHKTSIGIREGRIHAIGRAGNPDTLDHIDIIVGTGTTIISGEGLIATAGAIDTHVHLLSPRIMEASLASGVTTIIGQEFGPVWGVGVNSPWALRHAFNAFDAWPVNIGFLARGSSSDPGPLIEALAEGGASGFKVHEDMGAHTRALDTALRVAEDHDVQVALHTDGLNECLSVQDTLAVLEGRTIHAFHIEGCGGGHVPNVLKMAGVPNVIGSSTNPTLPYGRDALGEHFGMIVSAHDLKTDLPGDAAMARDRIRAGTMGAEDVLHDLGVIGITSSDAQGMGRAGETVRRTFAMAGKMKHELGPLDGHDSYGDTQAGDDNERVLRYLAKLTINPAIAHGLAHEIGSIETGKLADIVLWRPDHFGAKPQLVLKSGFPAYGVTGDPNASTDRCEPLVLGPQFGAHGTTPADISVAFVATAALHNGDHLPTRRRRVPVQHTRGIGPKDMHRNHRLGTVDVNPTTGLVTLDGDPLHSHPADTVTLSRLYFL is encoded by the coding sequence GTGACCGCGAGCAAGTTCGACTACCAGGGCTGCCACGGCCGCCCCGGCGCCTCCGTCGGTTCGACGGTCAGCGCGCACGACTACATGGCGGTGCACGGGCCGCGGGCCGGGGACCGGATCCGGCTGGGCGACTCCGGACTGATCATCCGCATCGAAACCGACTCCCAACACCCCGGCGACGAGTTCCTGGCCGGCTTCGGCAAAACCGCCCGCGACGGCCTCAACCTCAAAGCCACCACCGTGAGGGAGACCTGCGACCTCGTCATCTCCAACGTCACCCTCATCGACGCCGTCCAAGGCATCCACAAAACCAGCATCGGCATCCGCGAAGGCCGCATCCACGCCATCGGCCGCGCCGGCAACCCCGACACCCTCGACCACATCGACATCATCGTCGGCACCGGCACCACCATCATCTCCGGCGAAGGCCTCATCGCCACCGCCGGCGCCATCGACACCCACGTCCACCTCCTCTCCCCCCGCATCATGGAAGCCTCCCTCGCCTCCGGCGTCACCACCATCATCGGCCAGGAATTCGGCCCCGTCTGGGGCGTCGGCGTCAACTCCCCCTGGGCCCTACGCCACGCCTTCAACGCCTTCGACGCCTGGCCCGTCAACATCGGCTTCCTCGCCCGCGGCTCCTCCTCCGACCCCGGCCCCCTCATCGAAGCCCTCGCCGAAGGCGGCGCCTCCGGCTTCAAAGTCCACGAAGACATGGGCGCCCACACCCGCGCCCTCGACACCGCCCTGCGCGTCGCCGAAGACCACGACGTCCAAGTCGCCCTCCACACCGACGGCCTCAACGAATGCCTCTCCGTCCAGGACACCCTCGCCGTCCTGGAAGGCCGCACCATCCACGCCTTCCACATCGAAGGCTGCGGCGGCGGACACGTCCCCAACGTCCTCAAAATGGCCGGCGTCCCCAACGTCATCGGCTCCTCCACCAACCCCACCCTCCCCTACGGCCGCGACGCCCTCGGCGAACACTTCGGCATGATCGTCTCCGCCCACGACCTCAAAACCGACCTCCCCGGCGACGCCGCCATGGCCCGCGACCGCATCCGCGCCGGCACCATGGGCGCCGAAGACGTCCTCCACGACCTCGGCGTCATCGGCATCACCAGCAGCGACGCCCAAGGCATGGGCCGCGCCGGCGAAACCGTCCGCCGCACCTTCGCCATGGCCGGAAAAATGAAACACGAACTCGGCCCCCTCGACGGCCACGACAGCTACGGCGACACCCAAGCAGGCGACGACAACGAACGCGTCCTGCGCTACCTCGCCAAACTCACCATCAACCCCGCCATCGCCCACGGCCTCGCCCACGAAATCGGCTCCATCGAAACCGGGAAACTCGCCGACATCGTCCTGTGGCGCCCCGACCACTTCGGCGCCAAACCCCAACTCGTCCTCAAATCCGGCTTCCCCGCCTACGGCGTCACCGGCGACCCCAACGCCTCCACCGACCGCTGCGAACCCCTCGTCCTCGGCCCCCAATTCGGCGCCCACGGCACCACCCCCGCCGACATCTCCGTCGCCTTCGTCGCCACCGCCGCCCTCCACAACGGCGACCACCTCCCCACCCGCCGCCGCCGCGTCCCCGTCCAACACACCCGCGGCATCGGCCCCAAGGACATGCACCGCAACCACCGCCTCGGCACCGTCGACGTCAACCCCACCACCGGCCTCGTCACCCTCGACGGAGACCCCCTCCACTCCCACCCCGCCGACACCGTCACCCTCAGCCGCCTCTACTTCCTCTGA
- a CDS encoding ATP-binding protein: MPVPQPSLSGIFRPDDEQPTFRFDVRPEATPAGVGGVRRLLRDALTAVRLDHDSPCLLLTELLTNALVHGCDPSVVVELRAGRLLIAVADRSPAQVERRAESPTSTNGRGILLVEALAEAWGVIPAGARGKAVWALMTAA; encoded by the coding sequence ATGCCAGTCCCTCAGCCGTCCCTGTCGGGCATCTTCCGCCCCGACGACGAGCAGCCGACCTTCCGCTTCGACGTGCGTCCCGAGGCGACGCCCGCCGGGGTCGGGGGCGTCCGGCGGCTTCTGCGCGACGCGCTCACCGCCGTGCGGCTGGACCACGACTCCCCGTGCCTGCTCCTCACCGAGCTGCTGACCAACGCCCTGGTGCACGGCTGCGACCCGTCCGTTGTCGTCGAACTGCGCGCCGGACGCCTGCTCATCGCGGTCGCGGACCGCTCGCCCGCCCAGGTGGAGCGCCGGGCCGAGAGCCCGACCAGCACCAACGGAAGGGGCATCCTGCTGGTCGAGGCTCTGGCCGAGGCCTGGGGCGTGATCCCGGCCGGTGCCCGCGGCAAGGCCGTCTGGGCGCTCATGACCGCAGCCTGA
- a CDS encoding TetR/AcrR family transcriptional regulator, with translation MLLEAAARVIARRGVRGLRVEELAAEAGVSTALIYYHFKNRTGILRATLEFINDRADLYTAERDPAAPPLDARGELEHTLLLEFQDVPEVRENSTAWGELRACAVFETDLQEDVAKSTLVWVQDIAELLGRVHPTAGAGALAMSAERLTALVEGLSSRWLSGSLPLVHARALVVGAVDAELARLAG, from the coding sequence ATGCTACTGGAAGCCGCCGCGCGGGTCATCGCGCGCCGTGGGGTGCGGGGTCTCCGGGTCGAGGAGCTCGCGGCCGAGGCCGGCGTCTCGACGGCGCTGATCTACTACCACTTCAAGAACCGCACGGGCATCCTGCGCGCCACCCTGGAGTTCATCAACGACCGCGCGGACCTCTACACCGCCGAGCGGGACCCGGCGGCGCCGCCGCTCGACGCCCGCGGCGAGCTGGAGCACACGCTGCTGCTGGAGTTCCAGGACGTCCCCGAGGTGCGCGAGAACAGCACCGCCTGGGGCGAGCTCAGGGCCTGTGCCGTCTTCGAGACCGACCTCCAGGAGGACGTGGCCAAGTCCACGCTCGTCTGGGTCCAGGACATCGCCGAGCTGCTCGGCCGGGTCCACCCGACGGCGGGGGCCGGCGCGCTGGCGATGTCCGCCGAGCGACTGACCGCGCTGGTCGAGGGCCTGAGCAGCCGCTGGCTCAGCGGCAGCCTGCCGCTGGTGCACGCGCGCGCCCTGGTGGTCGGCGCCGTCGACGCCGAACTGGCGCGACTGGCCGGATAG